One window from the genome of Natrialba magadii ATCC 43099 encodes:
- a CDS encoding amidohydrolase family protein: MLELEHGFRVVDSYARLAPGRRGEPRGRTITPDRLEREMHQAGITRSVVFPPAEPETSYIAANNGVARRSVDRPFVAFARINGTRRASATATSRLHNAVSCRGRKDFHTTPDDVEKYAYDDRFHGFVLDPLTDGLPDEEVLETLDDVGLPLIVRGGADAPPAALAETVFGRSFPVVVAHFGGHPLDRDHMHEMVDLLSEFDDCYVETSFVRYRDVLERALLEHPDRVLFGSGAPACHPNVAVMEILTLDVSKDKLWRAFSKNACRVIEALSPDAQFRIRH; the protein is encoded by the coding sequence ATGCTGGAGCTGGAACATGGGTTTCGCGTCGTCGACAGCTACGCCCGGCTGGCCCCCGGACGACGCGGCGAACCGCGCGGTCGGACGATTACCCCTGACCGCCTCGAACGGGAGATGCATCAGGCAGGAATCACCAGATCGGTCGTCTTTCCGCCGGCCGAACCGGAAACGAGCTATATCGCGGCCAACAACGGCGTCGCCAGACGCAGCGTCGACCGGCCGTTCGTCGCGTTCGCCCGAATCAACGGCACGCGACGAGCGAGTGCAACCGCCACGAGTCGCCTTCACAACGCCGTCAGCTGCCGCGGCAGGAAAGACTTCCACACGACACCCGACGACGTCGAAAAGTACGCCTACGACGACCGCTTTCACGGCTTCGTCCTCGATCCACTCACCGACGGCCTGCCAGACGAGGAAGTACTCGAGACACTCGATGACGTGGGCCTCCCGCTGATTGTCCGCGGTGGGGCGGACGCGCCACCGGCTGCGCTCGCCGAAACCGTCTTCGGCCGCTCGTTCCCCGTCGTCGTCGCACACTTCGGCGGTCATCCCCTCGACCGGGACCACATGCACGAGATGGTGGACTTGCTTTCCGAGTTCGACGACTGCTACGTCGAGACGAGTTTCGTCCGCTATCGGGACGTACTCGAGCGCGCGCTCCTCGAGCACCCCGATCGCGTCCTCTTTGGCAGTGGTGCGCCGGCCTGTCATCCGAACGTCGCGGTGATGGAGATTTTGACGCTGGATGTCTCCAAAGACAAGCTCTGGCGGGCGTTTTCGAAGAACGCGTGTCGCGTGATCGAGGCGCTGTCGCCGGATGCACAGTTTCGGATTCGTCACTGA